The following coding sequences lie in one Eschrichtius robustus isolate mEscRob2 chromosome 10, mEscRob2.pri, whole genome shotgun sequence genomic window:
- the LOC137770294 gene encoding kynurenine/alpha-aminoadipate aminotransferase, mitochondrial-like isoform X1: MNYTRFITAASAARKPSALRLMAEILGKSSKSVLSLATGAPNPNTFPFKTAVITTDNGETIQFDEEMMKRALQYSQSAGLPELLSWLKQLQVKLHNPPTIHYPPSQGQMDMCLTCGSQEGLCKVFEMIVNPGDNILVNEPIYSGTIHALQPLGCNMINVSSDEHGIIPDSLREILSRWKPEDSKNPEKNTPKFLYTVPNGNNPAGNSLTTNRKKEIYELARKYDFLIIEDDPYYFMQFNKPWAPTFLSMDVDGRVIRADSFSKVLSSGLRIGFITGPKPLIERIVLHTEVSTMHTSTFSQLLVSQLLHQWGEEGFLAHVERIIDFYRKQRDALLAAADKWLSGLAEWQVPTAGMFLWVKIKGLHDVRKLIEEKAFKKEIFMLPGYNFYLDSSAPCPYFRASFSLASPEQMDMDYRKPRSKFLRTVCREPTEEP; this comes from the exons ATGAATTACACACGGTTCATCACGGCTGCGAGCGCGGCCAGAAAGCCTTCCGCCCTTCGACTCATGG CTGAGATATTGGGCAAGTCATCGAAATCTGTCCTCTCCCTGGCGACTGGAGCACCAAACCCCAACACGTTCCCTTTCAAGACTGCGGTTATCACCACAGACAACGGAGAGACCATCCAATTTGATGAAGAGATGATGAAGAGAGCACTGCAGTATTCTCAGAGTGCTGG ACTCCCAGAGCTGTTATCCTGGCTGAAACAGTTACAAGTAAAATTGCATAATCCTCCCACCATCCATTATCCACCCAGCCAAGGACAAATGGACATGTGTCTCACATGTGGCAGCCAAGAAGGTCTCTGTAAG GTATTTGAAATGATCGTTAATCCTGGAGATAATATCCTCGTAAATGAACCTATTTATTCAGGAACAATTCATGCT CTGCAACCTCTGGGCTGCAACATGATTAATGTTTCCAGTGATGAGCACGGGATTATTCCAGACTCCCTCAGAGAAATACTTTCCAGATGGAAACCAGAAGATTCAAAGAACCCCGAGAAAAACACCCCCAAATTTCTTTATACTGTCCCAAATGGCAACAACCCTGCCGGGAACTCATTAACAACTAACCGCAAAAAGGAAATCTATGAG CTCGCAAGAAAATATGACTTCCTCATCATAGAAGATGATCCTTATTATTTTATGCAGTTCAACAAG cCCTGGGCACCGACTTTTCTCTCCATGGACGTTGATGGGCGTGTCATCCGAGCTGACTCCTTTTCCAAAGTCCTGTCCTCTGG GTTGCGAATAGGGTTTATAACTGGTCCAAAGCCCTTGATCGAGAGAATTGTTTTACACACAGAAGTTTCAACAATGCACACCAGCACTTTCAGCCAG CTCCTGGTATCACAGCTTCTCCACCAATGGGGAGAAGAGGGCTTCCTGGCTCATGTAGAGAG GATTATTGATTTCTATAGAAAGCAAAGGGATGCATTATTGGCAGCCGCAGACAAGTGGTTAAGTG GTTTGGCAGAATGGCAGGTTCCTACTGCTGGAATGTTTTTATGGGTTAAAATTAAGGGCCTTCATGATGTAAGAAAACTGATCGAAGAGAAAGCCTTTAAGAAAGAg ATATTCATGCTTCCTGGATATAACTTCTACCTTGATAGTTCAGCTCCTTGCCCCTACTTCAGAGCATCCTTCTCTTTAGCTTCTCCAGAGCAGATGGACATG GATTACAGGAAACCAAGAAGCAAGTTCCTAAGAACTGTGTGTCGGGAACCCACAGAAGAGCCGTAA
- the LOC137770294 gene encoding kynurenine/alpha-aminoadipate aminotransferase, mitochondrial-like isoform X2: MNYTRFITAASAARKPSALRLMAEILGKSSKSVLSLATGAPNPNTFPFKTAVITTDNGETIQFDEEMMKRALQYSQSAGLPELLSWLKQLQVKLHNPPTIHYPPSQGQMDMCLTCGSQEGLCKVFEMIVNPGDNILVNEPIYSGTIHALQPLGCNMINVSSDEHGIIPDSLREILSRWKPEDSKNPEKNTPKFLYTVPNGNNPAGNSLTTNRKKEIYELARKYDFLIIEDDPYYFMQFNKPWAPTFLSMDVDGRVIRADSFSKVLSSGLRIGFITGPKPLIERIVLHTEVSTMHTSTFSQLLVSQLLHQWGEEGFLAHVERIIDFYRKQRDALLAAADKWLSGLAEWQVPTAGMFLWVKIKGLHDVRKLIEEKAFKKEIFMLPGYNFYLDSSAPCPYFRASFSLASPEQMDMAFQGLAQFIKESL, from the exons ATGAATTACACACGGTTCATCACGGCTGCGAGCGCGGCCAGAAAGCCTTCCGCCCTTCGACTCATGG CTGAGATATTGGGCAAGTCATCGAAATCTGTCCTCTCCCTGGCGACTGGAGCACCAAACCCCAACACGTTCCCTTTCAAGACTGCGGTTATCACCACAGACAACGGAGAGACCATCCAATTTGATGAAGAGATGATGAAGAGAGCACTGCAGTATTCTCAGAGTGCTGG ACTCCCAGAGCTGTTATCCTGGCTGAAACAGTTACAAGTAAAATTGCATAATCCTCCCACCATCCATTATCCACCCAGCCAAGGACAAATGGACATGTGTCTCACATGTGGCAGCCAAGAAGGTCTCTGTAAG GTATTTGAAATGATCGTTAATCCTGGAGATAATATCCTCGTAAATGAACCTATTTATTCAGGAACAATTCATGCT CTGCAACCTCTGGGCTGCAACATGATTAATGTTTCCAGTGATGAGCACGGGATTATTCCAGACTCCCTCAGAGAAATACTTTCCAGATGGAAACCAGAAGATTCAAAGAACCCCGAGAAAAACACCCCCAAATTTCTTTATACTGTCCCAAATGGCAACAACCCTGCCGGGAACTCATTAACAACTAACCGCAAAAAGGAAATCTATGAG CTCGCAAGAAAATATGACTTCCTCATCATAGAAGATGATCCTTATTATTTTATGCAGTTCAACAAG cCCTGGGCACCGACTTTTCTCTCCATGGACGTTGATGGGCGTGTCATCCGAGCTGACTCCTTTTCCAAAGTCCTGTCCTCTGG GTTGCGAATAGGGTTTATAACTGGTCCAAAGCCCTTGATCGAGAGAATTGTTTTACACACAGAAGTTTCAACAATGCACACCAGCACTTTCAGCCAG CTCCTGGTATCACAGCTTCTCCACCAATGGGGAGAAGAGGGCTTCCTGGCTCATGTAGAGAG GATTATTGATTTCTATAGAAAGCAAAGGGATGCATTATTGGCAGCCGCAGACAAGTGGTTAAGTG GTTTGGCAGAATGGCAGGTTCCTACTGCTGGAATGTTTTTATGGGTTAAAATTAAGGGCCTTCATGATGTAAGAAAACTGATCGAAGAGAAAGCCTTTAAGAAAGAg ATATTCATGCTTCCTGGATATAACTTCTACCTTGATAGTTCAGCTCCTTGCCCCTACTTCAGAGCATCCTTCTCTTTAGCTTCTCCAGAGCAGATGGACATG GCCTTCCAGGGATTAGCCCAATTTATAAAGGAATCTTTATGA
- the LOC137770294 gene encoding kynurenine/alpha-aminoadipate aminotransferase, mitochondrial-like isoform X3, with amino-acid sequence MMKRALQYSQSAGLPELLSWLKQLQVKLHNPPTIHYPPSQGQMDMCLTCGSQEGLCKVFEMIVNPGDNILVNEPIYSGTIHALQPLGCNMINVSSDEHGIIPDSLREILSRWKPEDSKNPEKNTPKFLYTVPNGNNPAGNSLTTNRKKEIYELARKYDFLIIEDDPYYFMQFNKPWAPTFLSMDVDGRVIRADSFSKVLSSGLRIGFITGPKPLIERIVLHTEVSTMHTSTFSQLLVSQLLHQWGEEGFLAHVERIIDFYRKQRDALLAAADKWLSGLAEWQVPTAGMFLWVKIKGLHDVRKLIEEKAFKKEIFMLPGYNFYLDSSAPCPYFRASFSLASPEQMDMDYRKPRSKFLRTVCREPTEEP; translated from the exons ATGATGAAGAGAGCACTGCAGTATTCTCAGAGTGCTGG ACTCCCAGAGCTGTTATCCTGGCTGAAACAGTTACAAGTAAAATTGCATAATCCTCCCACCATCCATTATCCACCCAGCCAAGGACAAATGGACATGTGTCTCACATGTGGCAGCCAAGAAGGTCTCTGTAAG GTATTTGAAATGATCGTTAATCCTGGAGATAATATCCTCGTAAATGAACCTATTTATTCAGGAACAATTCATGCT CTGCAACCTCTGGGCTGCAACATGATTAATGTTTCCAGTGATGAGCACGGGATTATTCCAGACTCCCTCAGAGAAATACTTTCCAGATGGAAACCAGAAGATTCAAAGAACCCCGAGAAAAACACCCCCAAATTTCTTTATACTGTCCCAAATGGCAACAACCCTGCCGGGAACTCATTAACAACTAACCGCAAAAAGGAAATCTATGAG CTCGCAAGAAAATATGACTTCCTCATCATAGAAGATGATCCTTATTATTTTATGCAGTTCAACAAG cCCTGGGCACCGACTTTTCTCTCCATGGACGTTGATGGGCGTGTCATCCGAGCTGACTCCTTTTCCAAAGTCCTGTCCTCTGG GTTGCGAATAGGGTTTATAACTGGTCCAAAGCCCTTGATCGAGAGAATTGTTTTACACACAGAAGTTTCAACAATGCACACCAGCACTTTCAGCCAG CTCCTGGTATCACAGCTTCTCCACCAATGGGGAGAAGAGGGCTTCCTGGCTCATGTAGAGAG GATTATTGATTTCTATAGAAAGCAAAGGGATGCATTATTGGCAGCCGCAGACAAGTGGTTAAGTG GTTTGGCAGAATGGCAGGTTCCTACTGCTGGAATGTTTTTATGGGTTAAAATTAAGGGCCTTCATGATGTAAGAAAACTGATCGAAGAGAAAGCCTTTAAGAAAGAg ATATTCATGCTTCCTGGATATAACTTCTACCTTGATAGTTCAGCTCCTTGCCCCTACTTCAGAGCATCCTTCTCTTTAGCTTCTCCAGAGCAGATGGACATG GATTACAGGAAACCAAGAAGCAAGTTCCTAAGAACTGTGTGTCGGGAACCCACAGAAGAGCCGTAA